The following proteins come from a genomic window of Triticum aestivum cultivar Chinese Spring chromosome 6A, IWGSC CS RefSeq v2.1, whole genome shotgun sequence:
- the LOC123129406 gene encoding formin-like protein 13, which yields MDKDGILCCHILKVFTHVGVDVIPERYLLRRWTPTAVPSAPETGYEQPDEMPPQSKKRIRERNMIYDFRKLAKFASGSDLAQAIVYKHMRAALMHICDVNPQGPPPPPGCTRHPPPPPPPHAPPNGPTGSTQGARRLGDANPQRPPPPPGPTSSALCATPNGPTGRTQGAHNPGDYNPSTMTGRATAGDCDGPTAPLEAASLAQASDDFVPRDPPRSTTKGRAKSRRYKSALELHPKKKNKCSQCHLQSTLLFMHCVKKVAICAFVDNWLNI from the exons ATGGACAAGGACGGCATCCTCTGTTGCCACATCCTCAAGGTGTTCACCCATGTTGGCGTTGATGTCATACCGGAAAGGTACCTGCTAAGACGGTGGACACCTACTGCTGTACCTAGTGCGCCAGAGACTGGTTATGAGCAACCGGATGAAATGCCTCCTCAATCAAAGAAGCGGATAAGGGAGAGGAACATGATATACGATTTTCGGAAACTAGCAAAGTTTGCGAGTGGTTCTGATCTAGCACAAGCTATTGTATACAAGCATATGCGTGCAGCAC TTATGCATATATGTGATGTCAACCCTCAAGgacctcctccccctcctggctgtacacggcatcctccgccacctcctcccccgcaTGCTCCTCCCAATGGCCCTACAGGCAGCACTCAGGGGGCTCGTCGTCTAG GTGATGCCAACCCTCAAAGACCTCCTCCCCCGCCAGGCCCAACTAGCAGTGCCCTTTGTGCTACTCCCAATGGACCTACAGGCAGGACTCAGGGGGCTCATAACCCAG GCGACTACAATCCAAGTACCATGACAGGTCGTGCTACTGCAG GTGATTGTGACGGTCCTACTGCCCCGTTGGAGGCTGCATCCCTTGCACAAGCTTCTGATGATTTTGTGCCCAGGGATCCTCCAAGGTCTACTACAAAGGGTAGGGCAAAGAGTCGACGGTACAAATCGGCACTGGAGCTAcacccaaagaagaaaaacaaatgcagcCAGTGCCATCTACAGAGCACACTGCTG TTCATGCACTGTGTAAAAAAAGTTGCTATTTGTGCCTTTGTTGACAACTGGTTAAATATTTag
- the LOC123130213 gene encoding protein FAR1-RELATED SEQUENCE 5-like encodes MGFSIKMNTSRRTHRTNELIKQQFCCNKFKKPKADDGEAEAPPYLDPIPDPTSVNSDKEMEEEPPIFAEEEAGTSKKKKKRKRETIKQTECKAKMLVKLIDGRWEVTHFVHDHNHPLVNKPSLSKYLRSHQGISPDEKEFLCILYNCNLTTGRMMHVMAEFYGSEMMVPFGPKAITNLCTSFRRDDTKEGDLIETIAHFKDIQKTDPDFFYKVKYDEEDRVVNIFWVDGLARKAYAEAYHDCISFDTTYMTNLYNMPFAPFIGINRHGQSFMLGCAFVRQELASSFDWVFGAFLEAVDGKPPDNFITDQDGAMRQSIQSIFPTTVHRCCRWHIMKRLRKRLVGCCARIQDSLMILTSVLTSASL; translated from the exons ATGGGTTTCTCTATCAAGATGAACACTTCTAGACGGACACACCGCACCAATGAATTGATAAAACAACAGTTTTGCTGCAACAAGTTTAAGAAACCCAAAGCTGATGATGGAGAAGCTGAGGCTCCTCCTTATCTGGACCCTATTCCAGATCCAACATCTGTTAACAGTGATAAGGAGATGGAAGAAGAACCTCCAATATTTGCTGAAGAGGAGGCTGGTactagtaagaagaagaagaagcgcaaaCGCGAGACAATAAAGCAGACTGAATGCAAGGCGAAAATGTTGGTGAAGCTGATAGATGGGCGATGGGAGGTGACGCACTTTGTTCATGACCACAATCATCCACTCGTGAACAAACCTTCATTGTCCAAatacttgagatcccaccaaggcatctcacCTGATGAAAAGGAGTTTCTGTGCATCTTGTATAACTGCAACTTGACTACAG GACGAATGATGCATGTCATGGCAGAGTTCTATGGATCTGAGATGATGGTGCCGTTCGGACCAAAGGCAATAACAAATCTTTGTACAAGTTTCCGTagagatgacacaaaggagggtGATCTGATTGAGACAATTGCGCACTTCAAGGATATACAAAAAACCGATCCAGACTTCTTCTATAAGGTGAAATATGATGAAGAGGACAGAGTTGTCAACATATTTTGGGTGGACGGCTTAGCTCGAAAAGCTTATGCGGAGGCGTACCACGATTGCATATCGTTTGACACCACCTACATGACCAACTTGTACAATATGCCGTTCGCGCCCTTCATAGGAATAAACCGACATGGCCAATCTTTCATGCTGGGTTGCGCGTTTGTGAGGCAGGAGTTGGCATCGAGCTTTGATTGGGTCTTTGGAGCATTTTTAGAGGCTGTGGATGGCAAACCTCCTGACAACTTCATCACCGATCAGGATGGTGCGATGAGGCAGTCAATACAGagcatctttccaaccaccgtgcaCCGTTGTTGTCGATGGCACATCATGAAAAGGCTCAGGAAAAGGTTGGTTGGTTGCTGTGCCAGAATCCAGGACTCTCTGATGATTTTAACAAGTGtgttgacttcagcttcactatag